Proteins encoded in a region of the Fundulus heteroclitus isolate FHET01 chromosome 2, MU-UCD_Fhet_4.1, whole genome shotgun sequence genome:
- the LOC105927073 gene encoding suppressor of tumorigenicity 7 protein homolog isoform X4, which yields MEVSMFLNTLTPKFYVALTGTSSLISGLILIFEWWYFRKYGTSFIEQVSVSHLRPLLGGVDSSSPSNSNTSNGEADSNRQSVSECKVWRNPLNLFRGAEYNRYTWVTGREPLTYYDMNLSAQDHQTFFTCDSDHLRPADAIMQKAWRERNPQARISAAHEALELEDCATAYILLAEEEATTIMEAERLFKQALKAGEGCYRRSQQLQHHGTQYEAQHRRDTNVLVYIKRRLAMCSRKLGRTREAVKMMRDLCVFQLMKEFPLLSMFNIHENLLESLLELQNYADVQAVLAKYDDISLPKSATICYTAALLKARAVSDKFSPEAASRRGLSTAEMNAVEAIHRAVEFNPHVPKYLLEMKSLILPPEHILKRGDSEAIAYAFFHLQHWKRVEGALNLLHCTWEGTFRMIPYPLEKGHLFYPYPICTETADRELLPTVFHEVSVYPKKELPFFILFTAGLCSFTAMLALLTHQFPELMGVFAKAFLSTLFAPLNFIMEKVESILPSSLWHQLTRM from the exons ATGGAGG TAAGCATGTTTCTCAACACCTTGACACCCAAGTTCTACGTGGCTCTGACCGGCACGTCGTCCCTCATATCAGGACTCATTTTG ATCTTTGAGTGGTGGTATTTCAGGAAGTATGGGACCTCCTTCATAGAGCAAGTGTCTGTGAGCCACctgcgccccctgctgggcgGAGTGGACAGCAGCTCTCCCAGCAACTCTAACACAAGTAACGGGGAGGCTGACTCCAATCGGCAAAGTGTCTCcg AATGTAAAGTGTGGAGAAATCCGCTAAATTTATTTCGTGGAGCTGAATATAATCG CTACACATGGGTAACGGGTCGAGAGCCGCTGACCTACTACGACATGAATTTGTCAGCGCAAGACCATCAAACCTTCTTCACGTGCGACTCGGACCACCTGCGGCCAGCCGATGCTA TCATGCAGAAGGCATGGAGGGAAAGGAACCCGCAGGCTCGCATCTCCGCTGCACATGAAGCGCTGGAGCTGGAAGA CTGTGCGACAGCGTACATCCTCCTAGCGGAGGAGGAGGCCACCACCATAATGGAGGCCGAGCGACTATTTAAGCAGGCGCTGAAAGCCGGAGAGGGCTGCTATCGGCGgagccagcagctgcagcatcacGGTACACAGTACGAAGCCCAACACA GAAGAGACACTAACGTGTTGGTGTATATAAAAAGGAGACTGGCCATGTGCTCCAGGAAGCTCGGCCGAACACGAGAAGCAGTCAAGATGATGAGAGAT TTGTGTGTTTTCCAGTTAATGAAGGAGTTCCCTCTCCTCAGTATGTTCAACATCCACGAGAACCTGCTGGAGTCGCTACTAGAGCTCCAGAACTACGCCGACGTCCAGGCGGTTCTGGCCAAGTACGACG ATATTAGCTTACCCAAGTCTGCAACAATATGCTACACAGCAGCCTTGCTCAAAGCCAGGGCAGTATCGGACAA GTTCTCTCCAGAGGCAGCGTCCAGGCGGGGCCTGAGCACAGCAGAGATGAACGCAGTAGAAGCCATCCACAGAGCGGTGGAGTTCAACCCTCATGTCCCCAAA tatCTGCTGGAGATGAAGAGTTTGATTCTCCCTCCAGAGCACATCCTGAAGAGAGGGGACAGTGAAGCCATCGCCTACGCCTTCTTCCACCTCCAGCACTGGAAACGGGTGGAGGGGGCGCTCAACCTGCTGCACTGCACATGGGAGGGCA CATTCAGAATGATTCCATATCCTCTGGAGAAGGGTCACCTCTTCTATCCCTACCCCATCTGCACAGAGACGGCCGACAGAGAGCTGCTACCCA CAGTGTTTCACGAGGTGTCGGTCTACCCCAAGAAGGAGCTGCccttcttcatcctcttcacCGCGGGTCTCTGCTCCTTCACCGCCATGTTGGCTCTGCTCACACACCAGTTCCCTGAGCTCATGGGAGTGTTCGCTAAAGCT TTCCTCAGTACTCTGTTCGCTCCTCTGAACTTCATCATGGAGAAGGTGGAGAGCATCCTGCCGTCCAGCCTCTGGCACCAGCTCACCCGCATGTGA
- the LOC105927073 gene encoding suppressor of tumorigenicity 7 protein homolog isoform X2, which produces MFGTESSLSMFLNTLTPKFYVALTGTSSLISGLILIFEWWYFRKYGTSFIEQVSVSHLRPLLGGVDSSSPSNSNTSNGEADSNRQSVSECKVWRNPLNLFRGAEYNRYTWVTGREPLTYYDMNLSAQDHQTFFTCDSDHLRPADAIMQKAWRERNPQARISAAHEALELEDCATAYILLAEEEATTIMEAERLFKQALKAGEGCYRRSQQLQHHGTQYEAQHRRDTNVLVYIKRRLAMCSRKLGRTREAVKMMRDLCVFQLMKEFPLLSMFNIHENLLESLLELQNYADVQAVLAKYDDISLPKSATICYTAALLKARAVSDKFSPEAASRRGLSTAEMNAVEAIHRAVEFNPHVPKYLLEMKSLILPPEHILKRGDSEAIAYAFFHLQHWKRVEGALNLLHCTWEGTFRMIPYPLEKGHLFYPYPICTETADRELLPMFHEVSVYPKKELPFFILFTAGLCSFTAMLALLTHQFPELMGVFAKAFLSTLFAPLNFIMEKVESILPSSLWHQLTRM; this is translated from the exons TAAGCATGTTTCTCAACACCTTGACACCCAAGTTCTACGTGGCTCTGACCGGCACGTCGTCCCTCATATCAGGACTCATTTTG ATCTTTGAGTGGTGGTATTTCAGGAAGTATGGGACCTCCTTCATAGAGCAAGTGTCTGTGAGCCACctgcgccccctgctgggcgGAGTGGACAGCAGCTCTCCCAGCAACTCTAACACAAGTAACGGGGAGGCTGACTCCAATCGGCAAAGTGTCTCcg AATGTAAAGTGTGGAGAAATCCGCTAAATTTATTTCGTGGAGCTGAATATAATCG CTACACATGGGTAACGGGTCGAGAGCCGCTGACCTACTACGACATGAATTTGTCAGCGCAAGACCATCAAACCTTCTTCACGTGCGACTCGGACCACCTGCGGCCAGCCGATGCTA TCATGCAGAAGGCATGGAGGGAAAGGAACCCGCAGGCTCGCATCTCCGCTGCACATGAAGCGCTGGAGCTGGAAGA CTGTGCGACAGCGTACATCCTCCTAGCGGAGGAGGAGGCCACCACCATAATGGAGGCCGAGCGACTATTTAAGCAGGCGCTGAAAGCCGGAGAGGGCTGCTATCGGCGgagccagcagctgcagcatcacGGTACACAGTACGAAGCCCAACACA GAAGAGACACTAACGTGTTGGTGTATATAAAAAGGAGACTGGCCATGTGCTCCAGGAAGCTCGGCCGAACACGAGAAGCAGTCAAGATGATGAGAGAT TTGTGTGTTTTCCAGTTAATGAAGGAGTTCCCTCTCCTCAGTATGTTCAACATCCACGAGAACCTGCTGGAGTCGCTACTAGAGCTCCAGAACTACGCCGACGTCCAGGCGGTTCTGGCCAAGTACGACG ATATTAGCTTACCCAAGTCTGCAACAATATGCTACACAGCAGCCTTGCTCAAAGCCAGGGCAGTATCGGACAA GTTCTCTCCAGAGGCAGCGTCCAGGCGGGGCCTGAGCACAGCAGAGATGAACGCAGTAGAAGCCATCCACAGAGCGGTGGAGTTCAACCCTCATGTCCCCAAA tatCTGCTGGAGATGAAGAGTTTGATTCTCCCTCCAGAGCACATCCTGAAGAGAGGGGACAGTGAAGCCATCGCCTACGCCTTCTTCCACCTCCAGCACTGGAAACGGGTGGAGGGGGCGCTCAACCTGCTGCACTGCACATGGGAGGGCA CATTCAGAATGATTCCATATCCTCTGGAGAAGGGTCACCTCTTCTATCCCTACCCCATCTGCACAGAGACGGCCGACAGAGAGCTGCTACCCA TGTTTCACGAGGTGTCGGTCTACCCCAAGAAGGAGCTGCccttcttcatcctcttcacCGCGGGTCTCTGCTCCTTCACCGCCATGTTGGCTCTGCTCACACACCAGTTCCCTGAGCTCATGGGAGTGTTCGCTAAAGCT TTCCTCAGTACTCTGTTCGCTCCTCTGAACTTCATCATGGAGAAGGTGGAGAGCATCCTGCCGTCCAGCCTCTGGCACCAGCTCACCCGCATGTGA
- the LOC105927073 gene encoding suppressor of tumorigenicity 7 protein homolog isoform X5: protein MFGTESSLSMFLNTLTPKFYVALTGTSSLISGLILIFEWWYFRKYGTSFIEQVSVSHLRPLLGGVDSSSPSNSNTSNGEADSNRQSVSECKVWRNPLNLFRGAEYNRYTWVTGREPLTYYDMNLSAQDHQTFFTCDSDHLRPADAIMQKAWRERNPQARISAAHEALELEDCATAYILLAEEEATTIMEAERLFKQALKAGEGCYRRSQQLQHHGTQYEAQHRRDTNVLVYIKRRLAMCSRKLGRTREAVKMMRDLMKEFPLLSMFNIHENLLESLLELQNYADVQAVLAKYDDISLPKSATICYTAALLKARAVSDKFSPEAASRRGLSTAEMNAVEAIHRAVEFNPHVPKYLLEMKSLILPPEHILKRGDSEAIAYAFFHLQHWKRVEGALNLLHCTWEGTFRMIPYPLEKGHLFYPYPICTETADRELLPMFHEVSVYPKKELPFFILFTAGLCSFTAMLALLTHQFPELMGVFAKAFLSTLFAPLNFIMEKVESILPSSLWHQLTRM, encoded by the exons TAAGCATGTTTCTCAACACCTTGACACCCAAGTTCTACGTGGCTCTGACCGGCACGTCGTCCCTCATATCAGGACTCATTTTG ATCTTTGAGTGGTGGTATTTCAGGAAGTATGGGACCTCCTTCATAGAGCAAGTGTCTGTGAGCCACctgcgccccctgctgggcgGAGTGGACAGCAGCTCTCCCAGCAACTCTAACACAAGTAACGGGGAGGCTGACTCCAATCGGCAAAGTGTCTCcg AATGTAAAGTGTGGAGAAATCCGCTAAATTTATTTCGTGGAGCTGAATATAATCG CTACACATGGGTAACGGGTCGAGAGCCGCTGACCTACTACGACATGAATTTGTCAGCGCAAGACCATCAAACCTTCTTCACGTGCGACTCGGACCACCTGCGGCCAGCCGATGCTA TCATGCAGAAGGCATGGAGGGAAAGGAACCCGCAGGCTCGCATCTCCGCTGCACATGAAGCGCTGGAGCTGGAAGA CTGTGCGACAGCGTACATCCTCCTAGCGGAGGAGGAGGCCACCACCATAATGGAGGCCGAGCGACTATTTAAGCAGGCGCTGAAAGCCGGAGAGGGCTGCTATCGGCGgagccagcagctgcagcatcacGGTACACAGTACGAAGCCCAACACA GAAGAGACACTAACGTGTTGGTGTATATAAAAAGGAGACTGGCCATGTGCTCCAGGAAGCTCGGCCGAACACGAGAAGCAGTCAAGATGATGAGAGAT TTAATGAAGGAGTTCCCTCTCCTCAGTATGTTCAACATCCACGAGAACCTGCTGGAGTCGCTACTAGAGCTCCAGAACTACGCCGACGTCCAGGCGGTTCTGGCCAAGTACGACG ATATTAGCTTACCCAAGTCTGCAACAATATGCTACACAGCAGCCTTGCTCAAAGCCAGGGCAGTATCGGACAA GTTCTCTCCAGAGGCAGCGTCCAGGCGGGGCCTGAGCACAGCAGAGATGAACGCAGTAGAAGCCATCCACAGAGCGGTGGAGTTCAACCCTCATGTCCCCAAA tatCTGCTGGAGATGAAGAGTTTGATTCTCCCTCCAGAGCACATCCTGAAGAGAGGGGACAGTGAAGCCATCGCCTACGCCTTCTTCCACCTCCAGCACTGGAAACGGGTGGAGGGGGCGCTCAACCTGCTGCACTGCACATGGGAGGGCA CATTCAGAATGATTCCATATCCTCTGGAGAAGGGTCACCTCTTCTATCCCTACCCCATCTGCACAGAGACGGCCGACAGAGAGCTGCTACCCA TGTTTCACGAGGTGTCGGTCTACCCCAAGAAGGAGCTGCccttcttcatcctcttcacCGCGGGTCTCTGCTCCTTCACCGCCATGTTGGCTCTGCTCACACACCAGTTCCCTGAGCTCATGGGAGTGTTCGCTAAAGCT TTCCTCAGTACTCTGTTCGCTCCTCTGAACTTCATCATGGAGAAGGTGGAGAGCATCCTGCCGTCCAGCCTCTGGCACCAGCTCACCCGCATGTGA
- the LOC105927073 gene encoding suppressor of tumorigenicity 7 protein homolog isoform X6, with the protein MFLNTLTPKFYVALTGTSSLISGLILIFEWWYFRKYGTSFIEQVSVSHLRPLLGGVDSSSPSNSNTSNGEADSNRQSVSECKVWRNPLNLFRGAEYNRYTWVTGREPLTYYDMNLSAQDHQTFFTCDSDHLRPADAIMQKAWRERNPQARISAAHEALELEDCATAYILLAEEEATTIMEAERLFKQALKAGEGCYRRSQQLQHHGTQYEAQHRRDTNVLVYIKRRLAMCSRKLGRTREAVKMMRDLCVFQLMKEFPLLSMFNIHENLLESLLELQNYADVQAVLAKYDDISLPKSATICYTAALLKARAVSDKFSPEAASRRGLSTAEMNAVEAIHRAVEFNPHVPKYLLEMKSLILPPEHILKRGDSEAIAYAFFHLQHWKRVEGALNLLHCTWEGTFRMIPYPLEKGHLFYPYPICTETADRELLPTVFHEVSVYPKKELPFFILFTAGLCSFTAMLALLTHQFPELMGVFAKAFLSTLFAPLNFIMEKVESILPSSLWHQLTRM; encoded by the exons ATGTTTCTCAACACCTTGACACCCAAGTTCTACGTGGCTCTGACCGGCACGTCGTCCCTCATATCAGGACTCATTTTG ATCTTTGAGTGGTGGTATTTCAGGAAGTATGGGACCTCCTTCATAGAGCAAGTGTCTGTGAGCCACctgcgccccctgctgggcgGAGTGGACAGCAGCTCTCCCAGCAACTCTAACACAAGTAACGGGGAGGCTGACTCCAATCGGCAAAGTGTCTCcg AATGTAAAGTGTGGAGAAATCCGCTAAATTTATTTCGTGGAGCTGAATATAATCG CTACACATGGGTAACGGGTCGAGAGCCGCTGACCTACTACGACATGAATTTGTCAGCGCAAGACCATCAAACCTTCTTCACGTGCGACTCGGACCACCTGCGGCCAGCCGATGCTA TCATGCAGAAGGCATGGAGGGAAAGGAACCCGCAGGCTCGCATCTCCGCTGCACATGAAGCGCTGGAGCTGGAAGA CTGTGCGACAGCGTACATCCTCCTAGCGGAGGAGGAGGCCACCACCATAATGGAGGCCGAGCGACTATTTAAGCAGGCGCTGAAAGCCGGAGAGGGCTGCTATCGGCGgagccagcagctgcagcatcacGGTACACAGTACGAAGCCCAACACA GAAGAGACACTAACGTGTTGGTGTATATAAAAAGGAGACTGGCCATGTGCTCCAGGAAGCTCGGCCGAACACGAGAAGCAGTCAAGATGATGAGAGAT TTGTGTGTTTTCCAGTTAATGAAGGAGTTCCCTCTCCTCAGTATGTTCAACATCCACGAGAACCTGCTGGAGTCGCTACTAGAGCTCCAGAACTACGCCGACGTCCAGGCGGTTCTGGCCAAGTACGACG ATATTAGCTTACCCAAGTCTGCAACAATATGCTACACAGCAGCCTTGCTCAAAGCCAGGGCAGTATCGGACAA GTTCTCTCCAGAGGCAGCGTCCAGGCGGGGCCTGAGCACAGCAGAGATGAACGCAGTAGAAGCCATCCACAGAGCGGTGGAGTTCAACCCTCATGTCCCCAAA tatCTGCTGGAGATGAAGAGTTTGATTCTCCCTCCAGAGCACATCCTGAAGAGAGGGGACAGTGAAGCCATCGCCTACGCCTTCTTCCACCTCCAGCACTGGAAACGGGTGGAGGGGGCGCTCAACCTGCTGCACTGCACATGGGAGGGCA CATTCAGAATGATTCCATATCCTCTGGAGAAGGGTCACCTCTTCTATCCCTACCCCATCTGCACAGAGACGGCCGACAGAGAGCTGCTACCCA CAGTGTTTCACGAGGTGTCGGTCTACCCCAAGAAGGAGCTGCccttcttcatcctcttcacCGCGGGTCTCTGCTCCTTCACCGCCATGTTGGCTCTGCTCACACACCAGTTCCCTGAGCTCATGGGAGTGTTCGCTAAAGCT TTCCTCAGTACTCTGTTCGCTCCTCTGAACTTCATCATGGAGAAGGTGGAGAGCATCCTGCCGTCCAGCCTCTGGCACCAGCTCACCCGCATGTGA
- the LOC105927073 gene encoding suppressor of tumorigenicity 7 protein homolog isoform X1 — MFGTESSLSMFLNTLTPKFYVALTGTSSLISGLILIFEWWYFRKYGTSFIEQVSVSHLRPLLGGVDSSSPSNSNTSNGEADSNRQSVSECKVWRNPLNLFRGAEYNRYTWVTGREPLTYYDMNLSAQDHQTFFTCDSDHLRPADAIMQKAWRERNPQARISAAHEALELEDCATAYILLAEEEATTIMEAERLFKQALKAGEGCYRRSQQLQHHGTQYEAQHRRDTNVLVYIKRRLAMCSRKLGRTREAVKMMRDLCVFQLMKEFPLLSMFNIHENLLESLLELQNYADVQAVLAKYDDISLPKSATICYTAALLKARAVSDKFSPEAASRRGLSTAEMNAVEAIHRAVEFNPHVPKYLLEMKSLILPPEHILKRGDSEAIAYAFFHLQHWKRVEGALNLLHCTWEGTFRMIPYPLEKGHLFYPYPICTETADRELLPTVFHEVSVYPKKELPFFILFTAGLCSFTAMLALLTHQFPELMGVFAKAFLSTLFAPLNFIMEKVESILPSSLWHQLTRM, encoded by the exons TAAGCATGTTTCTCAACACCTTGACACCCAAGTTCTACGTGGCTCTGACCGGCACGTCGTCCCTCATATCAGGACTCATTTTG ATCTTTGAGTGGTGGTATTTCAGGAAGTATGGGACCTCCTTCATAGAGCAAGTGTCTGTGAGCCACctgcgccccctgctgggcgGAGTGGACAGCAGCTCTCCCAGCAACTCTAACACAAGTAACGGGGAGGCTGACTCCAATCGGCAAAGTGTCTCcg AATGTAAAGTGTGGAGAAATCCGCTAAATTTATTTCGTGGAGCTGAATATAATCG CTACACATGGGTAACGGGTCGAGAGCCGCTGACCTACTACGACATGAATTTGTCAGCGCAAGACCATCAAACCTTCTTCACGTGCGACTCGGACCACCTGCGGCCAGCCGATGCTA TCATGCAGAAGGCATGGAGGGAAAGGAACCCGCAGGCTCGCATCTCCGCTGCACATGAAGCGCTGGAGCTGGAAGA CTGTGCGACAGCGTACATCCTCCTAGCGGAGGAGGAGGCCACCACCATAATGGAGGCCGAGCGACTATTTAAGCAGGCGCTGAAAGCCGGAGAGGGCTGCTATCGGCGgagccagcagctgcagcatcacGGTACACAGTACGAAGCCCAACACA GAAGAGACACTAACGTGTTGGTGTATATAAAAAGGAGACTGGCCATGTGCTCCAGGAAGCTCGGCCGAACACGAGAAGCAGTCAAGATGATGAGAGAT TTGTGTGTTTTCCAGTTAATGAAGGAGTTCCCTCTCCTCAGTATGTTCAACATCCACGAGAACCTGCTGGAGTCGCTACTAGAGCTCCAGAACTACGCCGACGTCCAGGCGGTTCTGGCCAAGTACGACG ATATTAGCTTACCCAAGTCTGCAACAATATGCTACACAGCAGCCTTGCTCAAAGCCAGGGCAGTATCGGACAA GTTCTCTCCAGAGGCAGCGTCCAGGCGGGGCCTGAGCACAGCAGAGATGAACGCAGTAGAAGCCATCCACAGAGCGGTGGAGTTCAACCCTCATGTCCCCAAA tatCTGCTGGAGATGAAGAGTTTGATTCTCCCTCCAGAGCACATCCTGAAGAGAGGGGACAGTGAAGCCATCGCCTACGCCTTCTTCCACCTCCAGCACTGGAAACGGGTGGAGGGGGCGCTCAACCTGCTGCACTGCACATGGGAGGGCA CATTCAGAATGATTCCATATCCTCTGGAGAAGGGTCACCTCTTCTATCCCTACCCCATCTGCACAGAGACGGCCGACAGAGAGCTGCTACCCA CAGTGTTTCACGAGGTGTCGGTCTACCCCAAGAAGGAGCTGCccttcttcatcctcttcacCGCGGGTCTCTGCTCCTTCACCGCCATGTTGGCTCTGCTCACACACCAGTTCCCTGAGCTCATGGGAGTGTTCGCTAAAGCT TTCCTCAGTACTCTGTTCGCTCCTCTGAACTTCATCATGGAGAAGGTGGAGAGCATCCTGCCGTCCAGCCTCTGGCACCAGCTCACCCGCATGTGA
- the LOC105927073 gene encoding suppressor of tumorigenicity 7 protein homolog isoform X3 encodes MFGTESSLSMFLNTLTPKFYVALTGTSSLISGLILIFEWWYFRKYGTSFIEQVSVSHLRPLLGGVDSSSPSNSNTSNGEADSNRQSVSECKVWRNPLNLFRGAEYNRYTWVTGREPLTYYDMNLSAQDHQTFFTCDSDHLRPADAIMQKAWRERNPQARISAAHEALELEDCATAYILLAEEEATTIMEAERLFKQALKAGEGCYRRSQQLQHHGTQYEAQHRRDTNVLVYIKRRLAMCSRKLGRTREAVKMMRDLMKEFPLLSMFNIHENLLESLLELQNYADVQAVLAKYDDISLPKSATICYTAALLKARAVSDKFSPEAASRRGLSTAEMNAVEAIHRAVEFNPHVPKYLLEMKSLILPPEHILKRGDSEAIAYAFFHLQHWKRVEGALNLLHCTWEGTFRMIPYPLEKGHLFYPYPICTETADRELLPTVFHEVSVYPKKELPFFILFTAGLCSFTAMLALLTHQFPELMGVFAKAFLSTLFAPLNFIMEKVESILPSSLWHQLTRM; translated from the exons TAAGCATGTTTCTCAACACCTTGACACCCAAGTTCTACGTGGCTCTGACCGGCACGTCGTCCCTCATATCAGGACTCATTTTG ATCTTTGAGTGGTGGTATTTCAGGAAGTATGGGACCTCCTTCATAGAGCAAGTGTCTGTGAGCCACctgcgccccctgctgggcgGAGTGGACAGCAGCTCTCCCAGCAACTCTAACACAAGTAACGGGGAGGCTGACTCCAATCGGCAAAGTGTCTCcg AATGTAAAGTGTGGAGAAATCCGCTAAATTTATTTCGTGGAGCTGAATATAATCG CTACACATGGGTAACGGGTCGAGAGCCGCTGACCTACTACGACATGAATTTGTCAGCGCAAGACCATCAAACCTTCTTCACGTGCGACTCGGACCACCTGCGGCCAGCCGATGCTA TCATGCAGAAGGCATGGAGGGAAAGGAACCCGCAGGCTCGCATCTCCGCTGCACATGAAGCGCTGGAGCTGGAAGA CTGTGCGACAGCGTACATCCTCCTAGCGGAGGAGGAGGCCACCACCATAATGGAGGCCGAGCGACTATTTAAGCAGGCGCTGAAAGCCGGAGAGGGCTGCTATCGGCGgagccagcagctgcagcatcacGGTACACAGTACGAAGCCCAACACA GAAGAGACACTAACGTGTTGGTGTATATAAAAAGGAGACTGGCCATGTGCTCCAGGAAGCTCGGCCGAACACGAGAAGCAGTCAAGATGATGAGAGAT TTAATGAAGGAGTTCCCTCTCCTCAGTATGTTCAACATCCACGAGAACCTGCTGGAGTCGCTACTAGAGCTCCAGAACTACGCCGACGTCCAGGCGGTTCTGGCCAAGTACGACG ATATTAGCTTACCCAAGTCTGCAACAATATGCTACACAGCAGCCTTGCTCAAAGCCAGGGCAGTATCGGACAA GTTCTCTCCAGAGGCAGCGTCCAGGCGGGGCCTGAGCACAGCAGAGATGAACGCAGTAGAAGCCATCCACAGAGCGGTGGAGTTCAACCCTCATGTCCCCAAA tatCTGCTGGAGATGAAGAGTTTGATTCTCCCTCCAGAGCACATCCTGAAGAGAGGGGACAGTGAAGCCATCGCCTACGCCTTCTTCCACCTCCAGCACTGGAAACGGGTGGAGGGGGCGCTCAACCTGCTGCACTGCACATGGGAGGGCA CATTCAGAATGATTCCATATCCTCTGGAGAAGGGTCACCTCTTCTATCCCTACCCCATCTGCACAGAGACGGCCGACAGAGAGCTGCTACCCA CAGTGTTTCACGAGGTGTCGGTCTACCCCAAGAAGGAGCTGCccttcttcatcctcttcacCGCGGGTCTCTGCTCCTTCACCGCCATGTTGGCTCTGCTCACACACCAGTTCCCTGAGCTCATGGGAGTGTTCGCTAAAGCT TTCCTCAGTACTCTGTTCGCTCCTCTGAACTTCATCATGGAGAAGGTGGAGAGCATCCTGCCGTCCAGCCTCTGGCACCAGCTCACCCGCATGTGA